The region CGCGGCCGGGCGTTTTACGCTGGCCGATCGAGCCGGGGCGGCGGTGCCACTTCTTGGAACCGTGACTGGCGGGGCCACCCTTGAAGTTCCAGCGCTTCATGACGCCCTGGAAGCCCTTACCCTTGCTGGTGCCGGTCGCGTCGATCTTCTCGCCTTCGGCGAAGATGTCGATGCTGACGGTGTCGCCTTCGGGGCTGAAGTCGCGGAATTCACGCAGGAAGCGCACGGGGGCAACCCCGGCTTTCTTGAAGTGACCGGCTTCGGGCTTGATGACGCTCTTCTCGCGCTTGGGCGCGTAGCCGATCTGCACGGCCTCGTAGCCGTCGGTCTGCGCGGTCTTGCGCTGCACGACGGGGCAGGGGCCAGCCAGCACGACGGTCACGGGAATGGCGCGGTCGCCTTTCCAGATCTGGGTCATGCCGATCTTGGTG is a window of Deinococcus radiotolerans DNA encoding:
- the rplC gene encoding 50S ribosomal protein L3 — translated: MKGILGTKIGMTQIWKGDRAIPVTVVLAGPCPVVQRKTAQTDGYEAVQIGYAPKREKSVIKPEAGHFKKAGVAPVRFLREFRDFSPEGDTVSIDIFAEGEKIDATGTSKGKGFQGVMKRWNFKGGPASHGSKKWHRRPGSIGQRKTPGRVYKGKRMAGHMGMDRITVQNLEVVEIRADENIILVKGAIPGANGGLVVLRQAAKGGK